The Mycoplasma nasistruthionis genome contains a region encoding:
- the deoD gene encoding purine-nucleoside phosphorylase, translating to MTPHINAPKGSIAKTVIMPGDPLRAKFIAETFLDPGYVQVNSVRNMFMFTGTYKGKPVTVAGSGMGCPSIGIYSYELFKFYDVDRIIRIGSAGSYKADLGLYEVVLASEAYADGDAFRRIALGKEGNVAFPSANLNNEIKAIAKDLNIPLNEGRVHSSDVFYSVVPVQQRIEDTQSLCVEMESYALFTNAEATGKEAACLLTISDNLITHEETSAEERQTAFTKMMEIALNLAR from the coding sequence ATGACACCACACATTAATGCCCCAAAAGGCTCAATCGCTAAAACAGTTATTATGCCAGGAGATCCATTAAGAGCTAAATTTATAGCTGAAACTTTCTTAGATCCTGGATATGTTCAAGTTAACTCAGTTAGAAACATGTTTATGTTTACAGGAACATACAAAGGAAAACCAGTTACAGTTGCTGGAAGTGGTATGGGATGTCCATCAATCGGAATTTACTCATATGAATTATTCAAATTCTACGATGTAGATAGAATCATCAGAATTGGATCAGCAGGATCATATAAAGCTGATTTAGGTCTATATGAAGTTGTTTTAGCTTCAGAAGCTTACGCTGATGGTGATGCATTCAGAAGAATCGCTTTAGGTAAAGAAGGAAACGTTGCTTTCCCTTCAGCAAACTTAAACAATGAAATTAAAGCCATTGCTAAAGACTTAAACATTCCATTAAACGAAGGTAGAGTACACTCATCAGACGTATTTTACTCAGTTGTTCCAGTACAACAAAGAATTGAAGACACACAATCATTATGTGTTGAAATGGAATCATATGCATTATTCACAAACGCTGAAGCTACAGGTAAAGAAGCTGCTTGTTTATTAACAATCAGTGATAACTTAATTACACACGAAGAAACTTCAGCTGAAGAACGTCAAACAGCTTTCACAAAAATGATGGAGATTGCTCTTAACTTAGCAAGATAA